Genomic segment of Chloroflexota bacterium:
GCGGCTTCCTGCCGTTTTTGGGAAAGCGCCAAAGCCTGCGCCGCGAGGTCGGTTTCCAGAGAGGTGATTTCGGCTTCCAGCGCGGCGATTTGCTCTTCGGCGTGGGTGATGTTTTCCAGTTCGTCGTGCGCCTGCGCGGCGTAGGCGAGGATTTCGGCAATGCTGCCGCCGTATTTGCGCTTCAGGTCGGCGATGAGAGCCAGGCGCTCTTCGACGGTGGCCAGGCGACGTGGGTCGAATTCCAGGGTTTCGGCGTAGTCGCGCAGGCGGCGGGTGAGGTCGGCCAGGGCTTCGGCCACATCGGCAGCCGCCGTGGCAAGGTCGGCTTGTTCGCGATCGGTTTGGGCGATGGCTTCCAGCGCGTGGCTGACTTGCCCGAAAAGGTCGGTGATGGCGGGGATGTCGGCGGTGCCTTCGTCGAGCAGGAAGACGGCTTGCCGGGTGTGTTCGGCCAGGGTTTCGGCGTGGGCAAGGCGTTCACGCTCGGCGGTGAGGCGGGCTTCTTCGTCGGGGTCGAGGCCCGCATTTTCAATTTCCTGGATTTGGAAGGCCAGGAAGTCGGCGCGGCGGGCAGCGTCGGCTTCGTTTTGTTGCAGAGCTTCCAGGCGGCGGCGGGCTTGCTGCAGCCGCCGATAGGTGGCCTGGTAGGCGGCCAGCGCGTCTTCCAGCCCGGCGAAGCGGTCGAGCAAGCGGATGTGCTCGCGCACGCGGAAAAGGGAAAGGTGTTCGGCCTGGCCGTGGATGTCAACCAGCAGGTTGCCGACGGCGCGCAGCAGGCCGAGGTTGACGGTGCGGCCGTTGATGCGGGCCAGGTTGCGCCCGTTGCGGCGGATTTCGCGCCCCAGCACCACAGTGTCGGGGGTATCCCACAAGCCTTCGGGCTCGAGCAGGGTGCGCACCGCTGCCTGTACCGGCGGTTCGAGGCGGAAGATGCCTTCCAGCACGGCGCGCTCAGCCCCCCTGCGCACCACGATGCTTTCGGCGCGCCCTCCCAGCAGAAGCATGACCGCGTCGACGATGATGGATTTACCGGCCCCTGTCTCGCCGGTAAACACCACCAGCCCGGGGCCCAGCGGCAGTTCCAGGTTGTCGATGATGGCAAAGTTTTGAATGCGGAGTTCTTCTAACATGGCTGTTTTGGCGCGCTCGATGATGTGGGGTCGCGGGTGTTACTTCTATTCTACCGTACTTTCCCACCTCAAGAGCCTGCCGGGGCAAAGAGGCAAGGGTGCCTTGGCCGTAGGGCCGTGCCACGCCTTGAGCCGCAGGTGCATAATGAACCAACGGCACCCCGCTGTGGTTGTCAGCATGGGGTGCCGCCGTGTGTTGAAGGTTGTTGGTTGTGCCCCCACGGGGGAGAAGTGTATAGGCAACAACCCCGAGGGGGCGGGGGCGGCGGGGTCAGGCCCCCTCGGGGTCGGTGGGAAAGGGGGCGGCGGCTGGGCAAGGGGGGTGTAGTATTGGATGACGCCTTCGATGTGGTCGCCTTCGCGGGTTACGGTGATTTTGGCGATGAGGCCGCGAAGGAGTCGGCGTTGGGTTTCTTTGTCGGCGGTCTGGATGTAGTGTATCAGGCGTTCGGAGATTTGGGTGATTTCTTCGGGGGTGAGTTCGCGGGGTTCCGGTTGGGGGCGCTGGAGTTCTTGGAGTTGGGCTTCGATGACGGCTTTTTCGGTTTCCAGTTCTTTGAGTTCGGTGAGGAGGGAGGGGAGGGGGCCTGCTTGCGCTATGGCGGCGGTGATGTTGGTGATGCGTTTGCGTAGGGCGCTTTGGCGTTTGCGCAGGGCGCGGGCCTGGGCCTGGCGCTCGGCCTGGCGGCGCTGGGCGGCGGCGCGATGGGTTTGCTGGATTTGGGCGAGGTTTTCGGGGGTGAGGATGTGCCGGATGAGGGCTTCGAGGACGGCTTTTTCTAAGATGTGGCGGGGGATGCGGGGGGCATCGCAGCCGGCTTTGCGTTTGGCGCGGGTACAGCGGTAGGCTTCGTCGCGGCCTTTGCCCGGGCGGGTGGTGACGTGGCCGTAGAGAGGCGCGCCACATTGGCCGCAGTAGGCTATGCCGCTGAGCAAAAAGGGGGAGTTGACGCGGCGGGGGTGACGGCGGCCGAATCGCTCGGCGTTGTCTTCCATGATTTTTTGCACGGTGCGCCAGGTTTGCGGGGCCACAATGGGTTCGCAGTAGCCTTCGTAGGTCTCGCCGCCGTATTTCAGGATGCCAACATAGATGGGGTTGCGGAAAAAGGTGGTGTAGGCGTTGAGGGTGCGGTAGAGGTGGAGTTTGGCGTGGATTTGTGAGATGGGCGTTCCGGCGGCGCGCATTTCAAAGGCGCGGCGGATGAGGGGAACGAGGTCGGGGTCGGGTTCCCAGCGGTGGCAGATGTGTTTTGAGCCGTCACGGCGCTTGCCAATGACAACGGGGACGCGCTTGAAGCCGCGGGGCGGGGTGCCGGGAACGCAGCCGTATTGAGCAACGATGTGCCGCAGGCCGCGTTTGACATCGGTGGAGAGGTCTATGAGGAATTGCTGGTTCATCCAGTCCAGCGCCGCTTCGTAGAGGCGGCCGGCGGGGCCTTCGGGAATCTGGTCGTGCAGGGAAATGACGCGGACGCCGCGGCGGCGCAGGTCGGCGCGGTAGAACTGGGCGTCGTCTATATCGCGGGAGAAGCGGGAGTATTTCCAGATGATGAGGGCTTTTTCGGGTGCCTCGCCGCTGCGGAAGTGGCGCATCATTTGCTGGAAGCCCTCACGCCCAACGACGCTGGAGCCCGGGCGGGCTTCGTCGCGAAAGATGCGAGTAAGCGCCAGCCCGCGGGCTTCGCACCAGGCGCGGATTTCGGTTTCTTGCTGGGCAAGGGAGAGTTCTTGTTCTTCGCCGCCGCTGTCGCGGAGGTAGGCGGCAACAGGGGCCCCGGGAGGAAGTGGTTGTTCTTTCATGGCAAGTTGTGGTTTTGGGGAGCGCGGGCGGGTGTTTTCAGTATAACGCAAAAGCCGCCCGTGAGGGGCGGCTTTTTAGGCAGGAACAGGCAACAGGGTAAATATATTTGACCCGCAGAATTGGCTTGTGGGCCCTTCAGAATCAAAAAGCAGTAAAAAGGTATTAGTGCCGGAAGGAATTAATAGCCGCAGAAGTATTGGCTATACTTCCCCTATCGCGGTGTTGTTCCCTAATCCTTTTAGCTTCTGGCGGCGTTATAGTAAACTTACTTCGTTGCCTATAGGGAGAGGACAGCAGACTTGGCCTTACGTAGACAATCGTCTTTTTCTTTAGGAAAGTTTCTAATTCCTTATTGATAACATCACTTTGGTGGGATGAAGACGAGGGGGGTGGGGTTTGTAGTGCAGCGGACACTAATTCTTTAAGCAATTTGTAGGTGTTTTCCCTTAAATACCCAGACGCGATGAGGAAAATAGGCCATAGCAATAAAATTATTAGACTTTTTCCGTATTGAACTGCAAGTGTGGAATTAGAATCGCCGTCAAGGTATAAAGATGCTCCCGTTACAATTCCACCCACCACGTATACATAAATCGCTCCAATAAACAAAAAACCGGGCATTTCCTTCTCCTTTCTTCCCTTGTGAAGTAATAAATAGCGTCAGTGGCACGGCGTGTTCATTCCACAATTTCGTTGGTGAAAAAGCACGTTGCCCTGAAAGGGCTAAAATCGCGCACGGCGTAGCCGTGTCCGCTGCACGCTGGGTTGGGCTTTGCCCAACCAAAACCTTTGTGCATTAAAAGGAGCGCGTCCCAACCATGAAGCACCCCTTTAGCACCTACCCATTTGCTCGCGATATGCGCGCAACAACCGACAAACCTCCCTTCCTCATTTTGCGGGTGGTTTGCCTTTGTAACAACCCACGCCCGCTTGGCTTGCCGCCCTGTAAAGGGAAATCAATCGTTTTTGGCAAGCCGGCTTATGTTTGTTTGTCAAGGGGCTTTGCTCTACTTTATAAGCCGCACAGCAGATTAACTTATCGAGTATACCTCAAAATTACTTTGGCCTACTCACTTTAGCCCTGACTTTGCTTTTTCCTCAACGCATCTCTGTCTACTTTGCCATCTTTTTGCCATCCTCATCAATTATATCTTATCAGTATAAAAAAAGCATAAAAAAGCGTTAATGCGAGGTAATACTTGCTAAAAAAGACAGGAGTTCAGAAGCCGTTTGGGATGGCAAAGGTACTGAGGAGGGAGTGGCGCAGGGCGGTTGGAGATGTTTGCTCAGGAAAAGATATTCCAAGGAGGAAAGGTCGTTCTTGGCGTTGCGCCTGTTACGCATGAGTATTAATACGAAAAGAAGAAAGACTGTTAGGGAAGTAAGATATGGCCAGTCAATGGGCCATGAGTGCAGGAACCCTGAAAAACGGTGCATTGCCCAAGCCGCGAGCACTGCAAAAAAGATGCTCGCAGTGCTTTGGATGATGCTACCTAACAGGAAGGCACTGTTCTTTTTGTATTGCTGGTTAATGGTTATTATCCACCATAGAGCCGCGGCTCCCATAAAAAGCGGCCTAGCAAAGGTATCTATATACTCTAACGTGGCGGCAGGCTCACTGTGTAGCGGAATCCTTATTCCCCGGTAAGAGAAGTAGATAAAGGCAGTG
This window contains:
- the recN gene encoding DNA repair protein RecN — protein: MLEELRIQNFAIIDNLELPLGPGLVVFTGETGAGKSIIVDAVMLLLGGRAESIVVRRGAERAVLEGIFRLEPPVQAAVRTLLEPEGLWDTPDTVVLGREIRRNGRNLARINGRTVNLGLLRAVGNLLVDIHGQAEHLSLFRVREHIRLLDRFAGLEDALAAYQATYRRLQQARRRLEALQQNEADAARRADFLAFQIQEIENAGLDPDEEARLTAERERLAHAETLAEHTRQAVFLLDEGTADIPAITDLFGQVSHALEAIAQTDREQADLATAAADVAEALADLTRRLRDYAETLEFDPRRLATVEERLALIADLKRKYGGSIAEILAYAAQAHDELENITHAEEQIAALEAEITSLETDLAAQALALSQKRQEAARKLAAGVETELQDLRMAGARFAVDLRRRPDPHGLPIPNGGRVAYDDRGIDQVEFLLAPNPGEGFKPLAKIASGGESSRLMLALKRVLALADPTPTLIFDEIDQGIGGRIGAVVGRKLHDLARHHQVLVITHLPQLAAYGDAHYRVAKTVQKGRTTTTVTPLTDEARVRELAQMLGGSTPEMLHSARALLESPQNPPSGTG